The Flavobacterium sp. CBA20B-1 genome includes the window GTTTTCCGGATTTTTTTCGGAATCATTTTTCTTGCCGAAGCGGTTGGTGCATTAGCATTAAAATGGGTTGATCGAAATTTTGTTGATACTACTACCAATTTTACCTTCATAGGGTTTGAATGGCTGCTGTATCTTCAAAACGAAACCATGTATGTAGTTTTTGGTTTAATGGCAGTGGCCTCAGTAGGAGTGATGTTGGGCTATAAATACCGATTTTCTGTTATTGCGTTAACGGTTTTATGGAGTTTGTCTTATTTCGGACAAAAGACATCGTACAACAACCATTACTATTTAATGTGGCTTATTGGACTGATCATGTGTTTTTTACCTGCAAACGCCAATGCTTCTATCGATGCGAAACAAAATCCGTCGATAAAAAAGAACTACATGCCGCAATGGGTTCGATTGGTTTTTATCATCCAAGTAAGTTGTGTGTATTTCTATGCCACCATTGCTAAGTTTTACCCAGATTGGTTAGATGGAACGGTAACGCGCAATATGTTTTCTGGAATGAACAATGTGCCCGAAATCGTGCAAATTTTATTCAAAAAAACCGAATTTCAGCTTTTTATCGCCTATATGGGAATTGCTTTTGACGGATTAATTGTTCCGGCGCTGTTGTGGAAACGTACCCGTTGGTTTGCAATTATTGCTTCGTTAATTTTTCATATATTTAATTCAATTACCTTGCAAATTGGCGTGTTTCCGTACTTTGCATTGAGCTTTTGTGTGTTCTTTTTTCCACCTCATCAAATTCGGAATTTCTTTTTTAGAAAAAGACCAAAAGAAGACTACAACGAAGAAACAACTGCGAATTACAGTACTATTTTTAAATACTTTTTTGTTCCGTATTTAATCATTCAGATTTTATTGCCCATTCGACACTGGTTTTTTAAAGACGATGTATTGTGGACCGAAGAAGCACATCGATTAAGCTGGCGCATGATGTTAAGATCGCGAACAGGAGAAACATACTTTAAAGTGATCGATAAAAATACCAATGAACGCTTAGCATTTAGCAACACAGAATTATTGAACCAAAAACAGCGTTCGCGTTTAAATGCACCCGATGTGATCTGGCAAATGGCACAGAAAATTAAAGAGCATTTTAAAGAACAAGGAAAAGATGTGGCCGTGTATGCCGAACGAAGCAATGTAAGTATCAATATGCACCCAAGTAGCCGATTGATTGATCCTACTGTTGATTTAACAACCGTAAAATGGAGCCATTTTAAACATCATGACTGGATTTTGGAACGAAAACTTTCGAAAGATCCTCCTTCGAAAAGGCACGCAGTTCAAAACCTGAAGCGGTTAAAACACCAAAAGTAAAGTACTGAATCCAATCGCCTAAATTGATGTATAAGGCATTTGCATTGTTTTTCAAGGGAAGTGTCATGGGTAAATGGCGGTGACCAAAAACAAAGTAATCAGCAAATTGTTCGTTCACCTTTTTGTTGGCGTATAAAATGAGCCATTCGTTATCTTCGCCTAAATATTTAGCATCGTCATCGCCTGAAATCAGTTTGTTTTTCACCGATAGATATTCCGCCAAACGCACACCAATATCAGGATGCAACCAACGAAACAACCATTTTGAAAACCGGTTGGTAAACACTTTTTTCATGCGTTTGTAACCTTTATCACCCGGACCCAAACCATCGCCATGACCAATAAAAAGGGTTTTGTTGAATATTTTAAACACTTTAGGTTCATGAAAAACAGGAATATCCAATTCTTCCTCAAAATAATCCTCCATCCATAAATCATGATTTCCTACAAAAAAATAAATAGGCAAACCGCTGTCGCGCATCTGTGCCAATTTTCCTAAAATACGTACAAATCCTTTGGGAACTACCTTTTTATATTCAAACCAAAAATCGAACAAATCGCCCACGATAAACAATGCACCTGCATCTTTCTCGATAGCATTTAACCACTTTAAAAACAAGGCTTCGCGCGGAAGACTTTTTTCACGAGTAGGCGCTCCGAAATGATGATCAGACGTAAAATAAACTTTTTTATCTTTAGGAATTTCGAGTGTAATCATGTTTACGAATTGTCAGAAGCAAACCATTCGGCATACGAACTTTCGGTTTCTTGTAAACGCAAAGAGAACAACTTAATATTTTCGGGCAAACGGTTTTTGATACGTTCGGCAAAATCAATTACTAAATTTTCGCTAGTGGGCTGGTAATCAACCAAAATCACATGATGACCGCGTTGTTCCAATTCTTTAGCCAATTCAACATGCGGCGTGTTTTGATTAAAAACCGTTGCATGATCAAACTGATCTACCACTTCTTCTTTAACAATGGTTTTTAAATCAGTAAAATCGATCACCATTCCGTATTTCACATGATTTTTATCGGTAATAGGTTGCCCAATAACGGTAACCGACAGTTTGTAGCTGTGTCCGTGAACATTTCTGCATTTCCCGTCGTAACCATAAAGTGCATGACCGGTTTCAAAAGTAAATTGTTTGGTGATTCTGATAAAACTCATGATGCGAAAATTTTTAGCAAAATTAGTGATTTAAAATTTAATAGCTGATACAGCTTGGCTAAAAACCACAGATGCACAGATTATCACAGAATTAATTGAAGTATGCATTATGAGAAACTGAATCGAGTGCAACTTGGCGAAACCTATCATTCCGAAGAAGTATGAACCTCAAATGGAAGATTCTTCACTTCCTACAAAGCTTCTAGATTGTAACCACTTAAACAGGTGGTGAATTTTTCGAAACATTTTTTATTCTAAAAAAAAATGTTTTATATTTGGATAAAATAATGGAGTTTTTTTCTCAATTATGTTTTTTAAAAGTTAATAATTAAAAGTCTGTGAATTTTTTTTGCAGACTTTTTTTGGAAATTAAAGAAATCATACTATATTTACAGTATAATTTTTTTCATAAATTTATAAATTTAAAATTAATAAGTTAAAGCCTGCTTTTTTTTGCAGGCTTTTTTTTGAAAATTAAGAAATATATCTACATTTGGTATAATAAAATTTTGTCATAAGAATTTTGTTATTAATTAATTGAATAAGAGGCTGTCCAAAAAGGATAGCCTCTTTGTTATACTACTAACTTTTCAACATCATCACTAAAGTTAATTTCTTGCTTTTTTTGAAATAAAGACCGCTGATAGCATCTAAATTCGACAAAAATGACAAGTTTAGAACCAAAAATACGGCGTTTGAATACCGTTTTTCTTCCCGCAACTGCTACAGCCACCATTTTTCTAAAATTATGTCCAAGAGCCATCAGTAGAAATTCTAATTCTACTTTCTCTAAGCCTTTGAATGTAAATCTATTAAAATCATTATTGTACTTGAGTTGCCCAAAAACAGCCTCTACTTCTATAGGGCGTTTACTGCGATGTTCCAGCCCTTTCTCGCTCGTTAATAAATTTCTCGCTCTTTCTTTAAGCTCATTCAAACGGTGATTGACTTCTATTCTGCGATTACCTTTTGCATTGAAACATTCCTCTCGAAGCGGACAATTATTACAGTTTTTTGCCTGATAATAAGACACTTGCGATTCGTGTCCGTTGCTCGAAATTCGTTTTCCTTTGCCAACATTTTCCATTCGTTGACCCATCGGACAAACGTAAAAATCTTGTTCTTTGTTGTAGAATAAATTCTGAACCAAAAACGGATTATTTTTCATCGTCCGTTTCGTTTCTTTGTGAAAATAATTGTACTTCACGTAGGCTTTAATGCTTTTATTTTCAAGCATTTCATAATTTTCTTCGCTCCCATAACCTGCATCGGCAACCACTTCTTTGCTTTGTTTTCCATAGAGATTTTCAAAACCATCAAGATGCGATTCCAAAGTCGTGGTATCCCCCGGTTTTTGATGGATGGACACGTGGGTAATAAACTGATTTTCAGTTGAAATCTGCGTATTATAAGCCGGTTTAAGCTGTCCGTTTTTCATGTGATCTTCCTTCATCCGCATAAAAGTAGCGTCGGGGTCGGTTTTGCTGTAAGAATTCCTATTGCCTAAAGTTTCTAGGTCTTTTTCGTATTTTTCTAATTTTGGAAGATGCTCATCCTGAAGTTTTTGTAGCTCTTTTGCCTGTTTTTTAGTGGGTTCTTTCAGCTTTTTATTCAAGATCGATAGCTTCTCCCGAAGTTCTTCCGAATTGATGCTTTTAGGTAATTCTTCTTTGTTAATTTCTTGATTATCAGACTGAATAGCACTTTCGATATCTGAAAGAATCGTGTTGATTTTAACTTCTAATTTTTCCTTGTATTTTTCAATCGAACCTCTCCAAACAAAAGTATAACGATTCGATTTGGCTTCGATTTTTGTTCCATCAATGTACTGAATATCAAGACTTACATAGCCCATTTCAACCAGCATTTTCACTACTTCGGCAAATAGTTGTTGAATATGATTTTTTAATATTTTCCCTCGAAAGTCGTTAATGGTTCGGAAATCAGGCGTAGAGTTGCCCGAAATGTACATGAAATAGATGTTTTCGGTGAGTGCTTTAGCTATTTTCCGGCAAGAATAAACGTTTGACAAATAGCTGTAAAACAACACTTTAATCATCATTCTTGGATGATATGCAGAGGTACCACCTCCTTTGTACAACTTAATTATATTGCTAATATCCAACGAGTTAACGACCTCTTCGATTAATCGAACAGGGTGATTATTAGGGATTTTATCAAAAATATTAATCGGAAAAAGTTCAGGACTATTGCCTGTTTGATTTTTAAAAACTACCTTAGCCATTGTTGGTTTTTTGTGCAACTCTAAGATAATTATTTTGGAGAAAAAATACAACAAAAAAAAGCTGTCCGACTTTTCGGACAGCTTCTTTTTATTTCCCCTTAAAAGCATTCAATGCATTCACAGTAAAATCAGACAAAACCAATTTGCCCGAAATCGCAGCGCGTTCTTTTAAAAGTGTATACCAATTTTCGGTGCCTTCCCATAAAACTTTTTTCATTTCATATAAAGCTTCCGGATTGTAACTGCTTAAACGGGTGGTGAATTGTTCCAAGGCTTTATCCATTTGTGCGGCATCGTCAAACAATTCTGTGAATAATTTATTGTCAAAAGCCCAATTAGCAGTTTTCCAATTTTCGGCGTCTAACGTCATTTCGGCTAAAGCAGGTTTTCCAATTTTGCGGCTCACGGCAGGTTCAATCACAAACGGACCAATACCAATTGCCAGTTCTGATAATTTAATCGAAGCATTTTTGGTAGCAAACGTATAATCGCAGGCTGCTGCCAAACCAACGCCACCACCCACAGTTTTCCCTTGAATACGACCAATAATTATTTTGTTCGATTTTCTCATGGCATTTATAACATTGGCAAATCCGCTGAAAAACTGTCCGCCTTGCTCTAAATTGCTTACCTGCAACAATTCATCAAACGAAGCACCTGCGCAAAAAGCTTTTTCGCCCGCACTTTTCAACACAATAACTCGAACTTCGTTATTCGTATTTAAAGCATTAATGGCATTTGTTAATTCTGCCAGTTGCGAACTTGGGAATGAATTACTTGCCGGATGAAAAAATTCTACAAAAGCAATAGTATCCTTAAAAGTAGTTGTAACGTATGATGTTGTTTCCATTTAAAAATTTAGTTTGATAATACAAAGATAAACCATGTTGGCAATTTGTGATTTATTTTTGATAAATATGTACATTTGCACCGTTTTAAAAGCACAAACATGTTTAAATATTTCATAACCTTATTTAGTTTTTCTTTTGCGGTATCGGCACAACAAACAAATACGGTTTATTATGCAGCGCCTTATTTGCAGATTGAAGATGTACAGAAAAAAGCAGTTGCTGATGCCAATGATTTTGGATACAACATTTTAGTTCACCCAAAAGAACACTTTGTGAAAGAAGGTTTTTTTATGTGGGTAGATGATCAATGGTACGAAATTTTAAACAGTAAGGATCTTTTTATACCTTATCAAGATTTTAAAACACTTTTTACCATATCGAAAGATAACAAAAATCCTTTAAAAATAAAAGACGTAAACGATGTGGTTTACCTTTTTCCGATTGAAGCACTTGATAGTTACATTGTTTCACCGTCTGATTTTGTAACACTTTCGCAAACCATTCAAAAACAAGATTTAATTACCTACACAAAACCTGCGGAGGTTGTTGCAGAAAAAAAACCAGTTGTTTTAGATGTGATCGATGTGGTGGAAGTACCAAAAAAAGAGGCTCAAACTGTAATTGAAAAAGAAGGTAATACTTTAGTTTCTACAAAAGAAGAAACAACTGTTACAACAGAATTAACAAAGCTAAATACCAACGAACAGGTTTTGATTACCAGCGAAAACCCACAATCGGTTTTGTTAGATGTGATGGATGTGGTTGAAGTAGTAAAACGTGAAGAAATACCTTTTGATCCAACACAAAATACGGTTGTTGATAATCAGCCTGAAATAGTAGCAGAAAAACCAAAAGTTGAAGAGCAGATAACAGAAGAAGTTCCTGTGAAAATTGCAGCAAAAAACACATTGATTATCCCAAATCCAAGCAACGATTACGAAATTGCCGTTAACGAAGGTTTTGACGGAACGGTAACCGAATGGGTTGAAATGATCGATGCCAAAGGAGGAAAAACGGCATACCAACAAGCGGTTGACAAAGGATATAAAGGCACAGAAGAAGAGTGGATGAAAATGCTTTGGGGACGAGAAGTGGATGTGGAAATTGCCAAACGCGATAAAACCACAGCAATTGTAACCGAATGGATTCAGTCATTGAAAACATCGAAAGGAAGCTCGCCTTACGAAATGGCCTTAAAACACGGTTTTTATGGAACATTTACTGAATGGGTAGAATCAGTAATAGGAACCGATGGCGAAAAAGCATACGAACACGCAAAAGAAAAAGGGTTTGAAGGAACATATAAAGAATGGATTCAAAAACAATTGAACCAATCCAATCAAGAAGTATTGCGAAAAGAGCAATTGTCTAAAACACAAATGTTTGTGGCACCAAATGTATTAATGCCATTGCAAGCAACAGCAAATGAGCCGCTAACTTTTGATTTATACGATTACTACAATCAGTTTTATGGCGCGCCAATGGTTAGTAGTGCCGGTGAAAACAACAATGCTTTAGAAATAAAACCTACAGATTTGGAATATCAAATTACGTGGTTTGAAAAAGATAAAGTAAAAATTATAGAACTAACCAAAGAAGGTGTTTTAAAATACCAACCGTTAGAAGGTGTTTTGGATACCAATACCAAACTAAATGTGCGGTATGTTTTGAAGTAATATCACCCCACCAACTGATCCAAAATTTTAATATACAATTCTACACCTTCTTCAATTTCGTGAACATACACAAATTCATCTGCGGTGTGTGAACGAGCCGAATTTCCCGGTCCTAATTTCAACGACGGAATTTTTAAAACTGCCTGATCGCTTGTAGTTGGTGAACCGTACGTTGTTCTGCCTAAATGTTTTCCGGCTTTTACAATTGGGTGATCTAACGAAATAAACGACGGACGCAAACGAGTAGATCGGGGTTTAATTTCGCATTTGGTATGTGCTTTAATAATATCTAAAACCTCTTCATTGGTGTAAGCATCGGTAATGCGAACATCAACCACAAAATCGCAGCTCGATGGCACTACATTGTGCTGTGTTCCCGCATTTATCATGGTGACCGACATTTTTATCGGTCCGAACATTTCAGACTGTTTAGGAAACTCAAAAGTATTAAACCATAATATATCTTCAATAGCATTGTAAATAGCATTTTCGCCTTCGTTGCGTGCTGCGTGTCCCGATTTTCCAAGTGAAGTGCATTCCAAAACCATCAAACCTTTTTCAGCAACCGCCAAATGCATCTGCGTGGGTTCGCCAACTATTGCAAAATCTAATGCGCCTAATTTTGGTACTACAAATTCCAAACCGTGTCTGCCTAAAATTTCTTCTTCGGCAGTGGCAGCAATCACTAAATTGTATTTTAAATTCGGCTTTTCGTAATAATGCAGAAAGGTAGCAATCAACGAAACCAAGCATCCGCCGGCATCATTTGATCCCAATCCATACAATTTTCCATCGATTATTTCTGCTAAAAAAGGATCACGGGTATAATCGATATTCGGGCGAACGGTATCGTGGTGCGAGTTTAATAAAATAGTAGGTTTAAGCGGATCGTAATATTTGTTAAAAGCCCAAACATTGTTCAGTTCGCGGTGTGTTTCCACGCCAAAATTCTTTATGAATGTGTCAATAATTTCGGCCGTTTTATCTTCTTCTTTACTGAACGATGGTGTTTTTATTAAATCAATCAGCAGCCCAATGCTTTTTTCTTTTAAATTTTTCATTCGTATAAATTCGTGCTAATTTTTGCAACAACTTCTTCAGGTGCTATGCTTTGCATTACATCTTCATAACCAGCTACTATTTTGTTTCCGTAAACCGATGTAGGCAAAAACGGATAGTTTTCTAAATTGGGAATCAAACTGTTTGCTAACGGCTGGTTAAACGGTACAAAACCTGCAAAAGGATGCGTGTTTCCCCACAACGTAACCACTTTTATGCCGTACATTGCAGCAATATGTGCGTTGCCCGAATCCATTGAAAGCATTACATCTAAATGCGGAATAAACTGCAATTCTTGTTTAAAAGTGAGTTTATTGGCAATTATTATAACGTTTTCTAGATTTTGTTGCAGGTTTTTTAACGCATTTAATTCATTTTTTCCACCAAACAAGAATATTTTGTGATTTGGATTTTCGGCAAGATTTAAAATAACCTTTTGCATTAATTCAGTTGGATACACTTTTGTTTGATATTGAGCAAAAGGGGCAATCCCAATCCATTTGTTGTTTAATTTTTCGGTAGTTACTTTTAGAATTTCATCAGACAAAACCGTTTTTTCTGGGAAAGAAATTTTAGATAGATTAACCTTAAAACCTAATTGTGCCAAAGTATCAACATGACGGTCAACCATTGGTTTTACAGGTTTTAATACTTTTTTTTCTAATCGGGTTAATTCTTTTTTCTCTTTTCTGCCTTTATCGGTAAAAGCTGTTTTTGTTCTGGGTAATGCAAAAAAGGTCCGAAGAATTTTTGAGCGCAATACATTATGAAAATCGGCAACCATATCAATTTTTAGTTGTTTCAGCACTTTAAATAATCGGTAAATTCCAAAAAATCCTTTGTGACGGTTTTCCAGATCAACTCCAAAAAAAGCAACCCGATCCATATCATCAAAAAAAGGTTTGAAAAAAGGTCGAGAAACCACGGTGACTTTCACATTTGCATGCTGCTGAACCAACGCCCGAATTACAGGAACTGTCATGGCAACATCGCCCATTGCCGATAATCGTATGACTAAAATATGCTTCATTTTAATTGCCTAAAGTCTGCAAAATATTATACGAAAATTCTAAAACAGGTTTGTAAGCCATTGAAAAAGCCAACAGCGGAATAATCATAAAGAAAATACCTATATAAAACCATATTTTTGATTGATTTTGCTGCAACAATTTTGCAAAAAGATATATTAAAAGGTAATAAACACTTAAAATGCCCAACGGAATAAAAAGCAATTGCGCATAAGCATCGAAAAATTGCCAAATGAATACGCCAATTAAAAGTATCAAAATGGAGAAAATAAATACCTGCGCTATTTTTAAAAGTTTGTTCATAGTAAAAAAAGACTTTCTGTTTTTAAGAAAGTCTTTCAAAAGTACTTATTTTTTATTTTGATACAATACCGGATTCAATTCTTCGTCGTTATACATTTTCATTTGTTTGTACACTTTCATGAATTTGTCGCCGTTTTCAATATCTTCAATCAATTGGCTGATCGATGTAAACATATCTTGTTTTTGTTCTAAAAGCACATCCAATTTTGCTTGACATTTTGCACGATGCTCTTCTGATGCGTCTGAGCGCGTAGCTTCCTCTTCCATGTGGTAAATTTTCAATGCCAAAATAGACAAACGATCCATTGCCCAAGCCGGACTTTCGGTATTGATTTTTGCGTTTGGTTTTACGGGAACGTTTTTGTATTTATCCAAAAAATAGCTGTCGATATATTCCACCATATCGGTTCGCACTTGGTTCGATGCATCGATTTTACGTTTTAAAACCAAAGCAGCCACCGGATCAATCTGCGGATCGCGAATAATGTCTTCATAATGCCATTGCACGGTATCAACCCAGTTTTTCGCATACAGCAAATGTTCAATAGAACCTTTTTCGTATGGGTTTGCTATTGGTTGGTTAACATCGTCGAACTTATGGTAATCTTCGATACTTTTTTCAAAAACAGGAAAAGCTAATTCTGCAAACATTGTTATAATTTTTATTTACAAATATAGTTTTAATACTTTTACAACAACAAAATTCATTAGTAAACTTATGCATATTCACTATATATCAGAGCAGAACAGTATTTTAAATCATTTTTTGGCACAATTGCGCGATGTTCATGTACAGATAGATTCCATGCGTTTTCGTAAAAACATGGAACGAATAGGCGAGATTATGGCTTATGAATTAAGCAAGAAATTGTTGTATAAAGAAGCTTCGATTAAAACACCACTTGGCACAAAAGATACCATGCTGATTAAAGATGAGGTGGTTTTGTGTTCGATACTTCGTGCCGGATTGGCTTTGCACACCGGTTTTATGAGTTTTTTTGATGAAGCCGAAAACGGATTTGTATCGGCAGCACGCACTCACGGAGCCGAAGAAATTTTGGTAGAATATCAGGCAGCACCTTCGTTTGATGGAAAATGTTTGCTTTTGTTGGATCCCATGTTGGCAACGGGGCATTCGATGGTTGCAGTGATAAACCAATTAATGAAAAAAGAACAACCAAAAGAAATTCATATCTGTATAGTTATTGCCGCACCGGAAGGCATCGAATATTTAAAAAAGTATCTGCCTGAAAAGATTCATTTGTGGGTGGCAAGTTTAGACGATTGTTTAAATGAAAACAAATATATTATCCCCGGAATTGGCGATGCAGGCGATTTGGCTTACGGTGAAAAGTTATAAATAAAAAATAACCCATGCCGGGTGCATGGGTTATCAGAAAACATTAAAATTCTAAAACACGTTTAGAATTTTGAATTTAGGGTCTACAAATATAATTATAATTTCAATAAAAACAACAATAAACTTACACATAAAATTGTAGCCAAAACCGCTTCTTTCACCCAATAAACCTTTGTACTTGCCACAAAGTTTCCACCGATAATTGATAATGGAAAAAAGGTAAACACCAATAAACCGTTTGATTTTTCGGGCGATATCACATAAATAGCAGCTCCGATGACAAAGCAAAACACAATGTTTTTGTAAAGAGTGATTTGGTTAGTTGCTATGGTTTTTAAATTAGTAACCTGATAGAATGTGAACAATACAGATACAGTTGCCAAAAAAGCCAATGCAATGTTTTGATAAATATTTTCAAAATAGCTAAAATCGATACTCATATCATATTTATCAGTCCAAAATGCTACTAGATTGATATCGTAAAACAAACTATAGATATAAAAAAGAATCGTAACAGTGAGCAATGCAATAAACGGAATGATCCAATGGCGGTAATCTTGCCCCACATACCAAATAATGGTTAGATAAATCATCAAGAAATAAAGAATAGTCCACGATTCAAACAAAGTTGCCATAAAAATCCACAAGCTGGCATCAAAAATT containing:
- a CDS encoding enoyl-CoA hydratase/isomerase family protein, yielding METTSYVTTTFKDTIAFVEFFHPASNSFPSSQLAELTNAINALNTNNEVRVIVLKSAGEKAFCAGASFDELLQVSNLEQGGQFFSGFANVINAMRKSNKIIIGRIQGKTVGGGVGLAAACDYTFATKNASIKLSELAIGIGPFVIEPAVSRKIGKPALAEMTLDAENWKTANWAFDNKLFTELFDDAAQMDKALEQFTTRLSSYNPEALYEMKKVLWEGTENWYTLLKERAAISGKLVLSDFTVNALNAFKGK
- a CDS encoding DUF4254 domain-containing protein translates to MFAELAFPVFEKSIEDYHKFDDVNQPIANPYEKGSIEHLLYAKNWVDTVQWHYEDIIRDPQIDPVAALVLKRKIDASNQVRTDMVEYIDSYFLDKYKNVPVKPNAKINTESPAWAMDRLSILALKIYHMEEEATRSDASEEHRAKCQAKLDVLLEQKQDMFTSISQLIEDIENGDKFMKVYKQMKMYNDEELNPVLYQNKK
- the upp gene encoding uracil phosphoribosyltransferase; its protein translation is MHIHYISEQNSILNHFLAQLRDVHVQIDSMRFRKNMERIGEIMAYELSKKLLYKEASIKTPLGTKDTMLIKDEVVLCSILRAGLALHTGFMSFFDEAENGFVSAARTHGAEEILVEYQAAPSFDGKCLLLLDPMLATGHSMVAVINQLMKKEQPKEIHICIVIAAPEGIEYLKKYLPEKIHLWVASLDDCLNENKYIIPGIGDAGDLAYGEKL
- a CDS encoding 6-pyruvoyl trahydropterin synthase family protein codes for the protein MSFIRITKQFTFETGHALYGYDGKCRNVHGHSYKLSVTVIGQPITDKNHVKYGMVIDFTDLKTIVKEEVVDQFDHATVFNQNTPHVELAKELEQRGHHVILVDYQPTSENLVIDFAERIKNRLPENIKLFSLRLQETESSYAEWFASDNS
- a CDS encoding HTTM domain-containing protein, with product MWKKAFQKIDNSSLVVFRIFFGIIFLAEAVGALALKWVDRNFVDTTTNFTFIGFEWLLYLQNETMYVVFGLMAVASVGVMLGYKYRFSVIALTVLWSLSYFGQKTSYNNHYYLMWLIGLIMCFLPANANASIDAKQNPSIKKNYMPQWVRLVFIIQVSCVYFYATIAKFYPDWLDGTVTRNMFSGMNNVPEIVQILFKKTEFQLFIAYMGIAFDGLIVPALLWKRTRWFAIIASLIFHIFNSITLQIGVFPYFALSFCVFFFPPHQIRNFFFRKRPKEDYNEETTANYSTIFKYFFVPYLIIQILLPIRHWFFKDDVLWTEEAHRLSWRMMLRSRTGETYFKVIDKNTNERLAFSNTELLNQKQRSRLNAPDVIWQMAQKIKEHFKEQGKDVAVYAERSNVSINMHPSSRLIDPTVDLTTVKWSHFKHHDWILERKLSKDPPSKRHAVQNLKRLKHQK
- a CDS encoding glycosyltransferase family 9 protein, with the protein product MKHILVIRLSAMGDVAMTVPVIRALVQQHANVKVTVVSRPFFKPFFDDMDRVAFFGVDLENRHKGFFGIYRLFKVLKQLKIDMVADFHNVLRSKILRTFFALPRTKTAFTDKGRKEKKELTRLEKKVLKPVKPMVDRHVDTLAQLGFKVNLSKISFPEKTVLSDEILKVTTEKLNNKWIGIAPFAQYQTKVYPTELMQKVILNLAENPNHKIFLFGGKNELNALKNLQQNLENVIIIANKLTFKQELQFIPHLDVMLSMDSGNAHIAAMYGIKVVTLWGNTHPFAGFVPFNQPLANSLIPNLENYPFLPTSVYGNKIVAGYEDVMQSIAPEEVVAKISTNLYE
- a CDS encoding DUF6427 family protein; translated protein: MLANLFSKSKPIGYVVIGFMLLATYFLHLISDLKWLQSPTAIIEKSFLFVAVVLSVLLIQFITLKNYLAVNNLYSLFLYACFLILFPTFYDDSQLIIANLLVLLALRRIISLQTLNEPKLKIFDASLWIFMATLFESWTILYFLMIYLTIIWYVGQDYRHWIIPFIALLTVTILFYIYSLFYDINLVAFWTDKYDMSIDFSYFENIYQNIALAFLATVSVLFTFYQVTNLKTIATNQITLYKNIVFCFVIGAAIYVISPEKSNGLLVFTFFPLSIIGGNFVASTKVYWVKEAVLATILCVSLLLFLLKL
- a CDS encoding UDP-2,3-diacylglucosamine diphosphatase; translated protein: MITLEIPKDKKVYFTSDHHFGAPTREKSLPREALFLKWLNAIEKDAGALFIVGDLFDFWFEYKKVVPKGFVRILGKLAQMRDSGLPIYFFVGNHDLWMEDYFEEELDIPVFHEPKVFKIFNKTLFIGHGDGLGPGDKGYKRMKKVFTNRFSKWLFRWLHPDIGVRLAEYLSVKNKLISGDDDAKYLGEDNEWLILYANKKVNEQFADYFVFGHRHLPMTLPLKNNANALYINLGDWIQYFTFGVLTASGFELRAFSKEDLSKVFVPKSSHDV
- a CDS encoding M20 family metallo-hydrolase; amino-acid sequence: MKNLKEKSIGLLIDLIKTPSFSKEEDKTAEIIDTFIKNFGVETHRELNNVWAFNKYYDPLKPTILLNSHHDTVRPNIDYTRDPFLAEIIDGKLYGLGSNDAGGCLVSLIATFLHYYEKPNLKYNLVIAATAEEEILGRHGLEFVVPKLGALDFAIVGEPTQMHLAVAEKGLMVLECTSLGKSGHAARNEGENAIYNAIEDILWFNTFEFPKQSEMFGPIKMSVTMINAGTQHNVVPSSCDFVVDVRITDAYTNEEVLDIIKAHTKCEIKPRSTRLRPSFISLDHPIVKAGKHLGRTTYGSPTTSDQAVLKIPSLKLGPGNSARSHTADEFVYVHEIEEGVELYIKILDQLVG